From Granulicella sp. WH15, the proteins below share one genomic window:
- the nuoF gene encoding NADH-quinone oxidoreductase subunit NuoF, which produces MPRLVSHPDEVKVLSRRFGMGAANIDKYIELDGYKAVQQAIAEGPEWIINVMKASGLRGRGGAGFPTGLKWSFVPKNIDKPKYVLVNGDESEPGTCKDHVIFLEDPHSVIEGTMIAGLAIGSKLGFIYLRGEYRYLLKIVEKAVADAYAKGFLGKNIFGSGVDFDIITQTGAGAYEVGEESALMESLEGKRGVPRIKPPFPAVVGLYGGPTVINNAETIASAPHILLMGGEAYSKLGSERNGGTRLFGISGHVERPGVYELPMGYNLKKAIYDVAGGVKGGKQLKAVVPGGSSCPVLLPDEIDVGLDFDQMGKAGTMLGSGGIVVLDETVSIVEFALRVISFYQHESCGWCIPCREGTDWIKKTLTRVYEGGGMKKDVDNVQYLAENMMGRTFCPLGDAAAMPTLGFVKKFRKEFEDYIEGKKAGTPIITEQAHHPVGAAH; this is translated from the coding sequence ATGCCACGTCTCGTATCGCATCCGGATGAGGTAAAGGTTCTGTCGCGGCGGTTTGGCATGGGTGCGGCGAACATCGACAAGTACATTGAGTTGGATGGCTACAAGGCCGTGCAGCAGGCCATCGCCGAAGGCCCGGAGTGGATCATCAACGTGATGAAGGCGAGCGGGCTGCGTGGACGCGGCGGCGCGGGCTTCCCCACCGGGTTGAAGTGGTCGTTTGTGCCGAAGAATATCGACAAGCCGAAGTATGTGCTGGTGAACGGCGACGAGTCCGAGCCCGGTACATGCAAGGACCACGTGATCTTCCTTGAAGACCCGCACTCGGTGATCGAAGGCACGATGATTGCCGGGCTGGCGATTGGCTCGAAGCTCGGCTTTATCTACCTGCGCGGCGAGTATCGCTATCTGCTGAAGATCGTCGAGAAGGCTGTCGCTGACGCCTACGCGAAGGGCTTCCTGGGCAAGAACATCTTCGGCTCGGGCGTGGACTTCGACATCATCACGCAGACGGGTGCGGGTGCTTATGAGGTCGGCGAAGAGTCGGCACTGATGGAGTCGCTCGAGGGCAAGCGCGGTGTGCCGCGCATCAAGCCGCCCTTCCCTGCTGTGGTTGGGTTATATGGCGGGCCGACGGTCATCAACAACGCCGAGACCATTGCCAGCGCGCCGCACATCCTGCTGATGGGCGGAGAGGCTTACTCGAAGCTGGGTTCGGAGCGCAATGGCGGCACGCGCCTGTTCGGCATCAGCGGCCACGTGGAGCGGCCGGGCGTGTACGAGCTGCCCATGGGCTACAACTTGAAGAAGGCAATCTACGATGTTGCGGGCGGCGTCAAAGGCGGCAAACAGCTGAAGGCCGTGGTGCCCGGCGGCTCGTCCTGCCCGGTGTTGCTGCCCGATGAGATCGACGTCGGCCTGGACTTCGACCAGATGGGCAAGGCCGGGACGATGCTAGGGTCGGGCGGAATCGTGGTGCTCGATGAGACCGTCTCCATCGTCGAGTTCGCTCTGCGGGTTATCTCGTTCTACCAGCATGAGAGCTGCGGCTGGTGCATCCCCTGCCGCGAGGGAACGGACTGGATCAAGAAGACCCTGACCCGCGTGTACGAGGGCGGCGGCATGAAGAAGGACGTCGACAACGTGCAGTACCTGGCCGAAAACATGATGGGCCGAACCTTCTGCCCGCTTGGCGATGCGGCTGCGATGCCGACTCTGGGCTTTGTGAAGAAGTTCCGCAAAGAGTTTGAAGATTACATCGAAGGCAAGAAGGCTGGAACGCCGATCATCACCGAACAGGCGCATCACCCTGTTGGGGCGGCGCATTGA
- a CDS encoding NAD(P)H-dependent oxidoreductase subunit E yields MSAIANTIFSPEMAARFDKLVTIYPVKRSALVPMLLYAQDEIGYVSEAAIQEIAKRLDLFDLDVRNVLSYYSMLRTTPAGKYNVQVCTNISCMLRGGYEILDHCKAKLGIGHKQVTEDGLFSLEEVECIGACCWAPAMQVNYDFHDDLTTVKVDDILAQYAAGNGKDVK; encoded by the coding sequence ATGAGCGCAATCGCGAATACGATTTTTTCGCCAGAGATGGCGGCCCGCTTCGATAAACTCGTCACGATCTACCCCGTGAAGCGCTCGGCACTGGTGCCGATGCTGCTCTACGCGCAGGACGAGATCGGATACGTCTCCGAGGCTGCGATCCAGGAGATCGCCAAGCGGCTCGACCTCTTCGACCTGGACGTGCGCAACGTGCTGAGCTACTACTCCATGCTGCGGACTACGCCGGCGGGCAAGTACAACGTGCAGGTATGCACGAACATCAGTTGCATGTTGCGCGGCGGGTACGAGATCCTCGACCACTGCAAGGCCAAGCTCGGCATTGGACACAAACAAGTAACCGAAGATGGTCTTTTTTCGCTCGAAGAAGTCGAGTGCATCGGGGCCTGCTGCTGGGCTCCGGCCATGCAGGTGAACTACGACTTTCACGACGATCTGACGACCGTGAAGGTGGACGACATTCTCGCGCAGTATGCGGCGGGCAACGGAAAGGACGTGAAGTAA
- a CDS encoding transcriptional regulator: MDARLRTELWTSWASMLRVYAAAHGLNSTHHAVVEIGKDEIVLRVDTRWLRFTQDEATGSAGEQMTFALNEDGSVRIGATTDDMDMAAERVARQMLAHPVVAVI, translated from the coding sequence ATGGATGCGCGGCTCAGGACCGAGCTTTGGACGTCCTGGGCCTCGATGCTTCGGGTGTACGCTGCGGCGCATGGCTTGAACAGCACGCATCATGCAGTGGTTGAGATCGGCAAGGATGAGATTGTGCTGCGGGTCGATACCCGCTGGCTACGGTTCACGCAGGATGAGGCAACAGGCAGTGCGGGCGAGCAGATGACGTTCGCGCTCAACGAAGACGGAAGCGTTCGGATCGGGGCCACAACGGACGATATGGACATGGCGGCAGAGAGGGTGGCTCGGCAGATGCTGGCTCACCCTGTAGTTGCGGTAATCTGA
- the nuoD gene encoding NADH dehydrogenase (quinone) subunit D, with translation MATAAPPEYDINRDIDPGVEQVIADAARHTSSEPGPDHTMIINMGPQHPSTHGVLRLVIEIDGETVVSCAPDIGYLHTGIEKTCEAKFYQQVVPLTDRIDYLCPMTNNTAYCLAVEKLLGLEIPERAQYMRVLLNELQRIQSHLVWLGTHAMDVGALTVFLYCFREREQLLRIFENISGQRMMTSYMRIGGLALEPPSDFYGQVQEFLTTFPSKIAEYEGLLQTNPIWMGRLKGVGYLSPENAIALGVTGPPLRASGIDWDLRRDMPYSGYEKFQFNVPTSTVGDVWARYIVRMQEMRESVKICQQALDGMPSGRIVADAPKIILPDREQMKTQMESLIHHFKIVTEGFGVPAGEVFHAIEAPRGEMGYYVVSDGTAKPYRVHMRNPGFATLQALETMCKGRLIADVVAVIGSIDIVLGEIDR, from the coding sequence ATGGCTACCGCAGCGCCGCCAGAGTACGACATCAACCGCGATATCGACCCGGGAGTCGAGCAGGTCATCGCCGATGCCGCCCGCCACACCAGCAGCGAGCCCGGCCCCGATCACACCATGATTATCAACATGGGCCCGCAGCACCCGTCTACACACGGAGTTCTGCGCCTGGTCATCGAGATCGACGGCGAGACCGTGGTCTCGTGCGCGCCCGATATCGGCTACCTGCACACTGGTATCGAGAAGACCTGCGAGGCGAAGTTCTACCAGCAGGTGGTGCCGTTGACCGACCGCATCGACTACTTGTGTCCGATGACGAACAACACGGCCTACTGCCTGGCGGTGGAGAAGCTGCTGGGGCTCGAGATTCCGGAGCGCGCGCAGTACATGCGCGTTCTGCTGAACGAGTTGCAGCGCATCCAGTCGCACCTGGTATGGCTGGGAACGCACGCCATGGACGTGGGCGCGCTGACCGTCTTCCTCTACTGCTTTCGCGAGCGCGAGCAGTTGCTGAGGATCTTCGAGAACATCTCCGGCCAGCGCATGATGACCAGCTACATGCGCATCGGCGGGCTGGCACTGGAGCCACCGTCGGACTTCTACGGACAGGTGCAGGAGTTCCTGACCACCTTCCCCAGCAAGATCGCCGAGTATGAGGGTCTTCTTCAGACCAATCCGATCTGGATGGGCCGTCTGAAGGGCGTGGGCTATCTTTCGCCGGAGAATGCTATTGCTCTGGGCGTCACCGGCCCCCCGCTGCGGGCTTCGGGCATCGACTGGGATCTGCGCCGGGATATGCCCTACTCGGGCTACGAGAAGTTCCAGTTCAACGTGCCGACCTCGACGGTTGGCGACGTGTGGGCGCGGTATATAGTACGGATGCAGGAGATGCGCGAGTCGGTGAAGATCTGTCAGCAGGCGCTGGACGGAATGCCGAGTGGCCGCATCGTGGCCGACGCTCCGAAGATCATTCTTCCCGATCGCGAGCAGATGAAGACCCAGATGGAGTCGCTGATCCATCACTTCAAGATCGTGACCGAGGGCTTCGGCGTTCCGGCTGGCGAGGTCTTCCACGCCATCGAGGCTCCGCGCGGCGAGATGGGCTACTACGTGGTGTCGGACGGCACGGCGAAGCCCTATCGCGTACACATGCGGAACCCCGGATTTGCGACGTTGCAGGCGCTCGAGACGATGTGCAAGGGACGGCTGATTGCGGACGTGGTTGCTGTGATTGGATCAATTGATATCGTGCTTGGAGAGATCGACCGATAG
- a CDS encoding NADH-quinone oxidoreductase subunit C gives MYDPATALTGTEAVFAAHPENAAVVALQGLANDAKFDRDELTIYVPRESIIAAAKTVQAAGYNFLEDVTGVDWYPSEPRFQVTYHILSHKFKQRVRLAVRLSSEDASLDSITSVWPSANFYEREIFDLFGVHFGGHPNLRRIMMPEEWQGHPLRKDYPVEGYR, from the coding sequence ATGTACGATCCCGCCACTGCCCTGACCGGCACCGAAGCCGTCTTTGCGGCGCACCCTGAGAATGCAGCAGTCGTCGCGCTTCAGGGTCTCGCCAACGACGCCAAGTTCGACCGCGACGAGCTGACCATCTACGTTCCGCGCGAATCCATTATTGCCGCCGCCAAGACGGTACAGGCCGCCGGGTACAACTTCCTCGAAGACGTGACCGGAGTAGACTGGTATCCGTCTGAGCCGAGGTTCCAGGTGACCTACCACATCCTGAGCCATAAGTTTAAGCAGCGCGTTCGGCTGGCCGTACGGCTCAGCTCGGAGGACGCTTCGCTCGACTCGATCACCTCCGTGTGGCCCTCGGCAAACTTCTACGAGCGCGAGATCTTCGACCTCTTCGGCGTCCACTTCGGTGGGCACCCCAACCTGCGACGGATCATGATGCCGGAAGAGTGGCAGGGGCATCCGCTGCGCAAGGACTACCCGGTGGAGGGCTACCGCTAA
- a CDS encoding NADH-quinone oxidoreductase subunit A — translation MQTYPYLWQYLPLVLQILVALAVAGGMVGASFFIGKHKNSRTKSETYECGMDPVGDARGRFSVRFYLVAMLFILFDVEAVFMLPWAVIYRQLPAITGSRLFGFWEMLVYIGFVAVGLFYVWKKGILNWANDKGDL, via the coding sequence ATGCAGACATATCCGTATCTCTGGCAATACCTTCCTCTCGTGCTCCAGATCCTGGTCGCCCTGGCAGTCGCCGGCGGCATGGTCGGAGCCTCATTCTTCATCGGTAAACACAAAAACTCCCGCACCAAGAGCGAGACCTACGAGTGCGGCATGGACCCGGTGGGCGACGCCCGCGGCCGCTTCTCAGTGCGCTTCTACCTGGTGGCGATGCTGTTCATCCTGTTCGATGTCGAGGCCGTCTTCATGCTTCCCTGGGCGGTCATCTATCGGCAGCTTCCGGCAATCACTGGCTCGCGGCTCTTCGGTTTCTGGGAGATGCTGGTCTACATCGGCTTCGTCGCCGTGGGCCTCTTCTACGTATGGAAGAAGGGCATCCTGAACTGGGCCAACGACAAGGGAGACCTCTAA
- a CDS encoding A24 family peptidase, with protein sequence MASLYIFELAGFLVGLLFGSFLNVCISRVPEGLSVVSPRSRCPQCGAGIRWFDNLPLVSWVLLRARCRDCGKAIPWRYPAVELAVGVWFAVVVRQLAVAAVTTPGEYIDVIGFAVLGFLLIGLIVIDWQTLRLPDEFTLLGVAMGLFLVCSQAIFLGPGEDQIVLNTSHQLRLSSPGSFAARGNVFLTGPEALIFGRIAAVVGAALLLLMVRWIYRALRKQDGLGLGDVKMLAMIAAFLGFWPTMVALFVGVLCAALYGTVLMLRGRAHGLTKLPLGSFLGIGGLVAALWGDRVVEWYRGLLG encoded by the coding sequence GTGGCTTCCTTGTACATCTTTGAACTGGCCGGGTTTTTGGTGGGGCTGCTCTTCGGCAGCTTTCTGAACGTCTGTATCTCACGGGTGCCGGAGGGGCTGAGTGTGGTCTCGCCCCGATCGCGCTGCCCTCAGTGCGGAGCAGGGATTCGGTGGTTCGATAACCTGCCGCTCGTAAGCTGGGTGCTGCTGCGGGCCCGTTGCCGCGACTGCGGAAAGGCAATCCCGTGGCGGTATCCGGCGGTGGAACTGGCGGTGGGCGTCTGGTTTGCCGTGGTCGTGCGCCAGTTGGCCGTAGCGGCTGTGACCACCCCGGGCGAGTATATCGACGTGATTGGCTTTGCCGTCCTGGGCTTCCTGTTGATCGGCCTGATCGTGATCGACTGGCAGACGCTGCGGCTACCGGATGAGTTCACTCTGCTCGGTGTGGCGATGGGGTTATTCCTGGTCTGCTCACAGGCTATCTTCCTGGGACCGGGCGAGGACCAGATCGTCCTCAACACCAGCCATCAGCTCAGGCTCTCCAGCCCCGGCAGCTTCGCGGCGCGCGGGAACGTCTTCCTGACCGGGCCGGAGGCGCTGATCTTCGGACGGATAGCGGCGGTAGTGGGTGCGGCACTGCTCCTGCTGATGGTGCGGTGGATCTATCGGGCTCTGCGCAAGCAGGACGGGCTGGGGCTGGGCGACGTGAAGATGCTGGCGATGATCGCGGCGTTTCTGGGCTTCTGGCCGACAATGGTGGCCCTATTCGTCGGGGTGCTGTGTGCCGCTCTATACGGAACGGTGTTGATGCTGCGCGGCCGGGCACATGGGCTGACGAAGCTGCCGCTGGGAAGCTTTCTGGGGATCGGCGGGCTGGTCGCGGCGCTCTGGGGTGATCGCGTGGTGGAGTGGTATCGAGGCCTGCTGGGGTAA
- a CDS encoding carbohydrate porin: MTFSPTTSLLAALLLAAPCSYAQQQPMPDAPQPVSQSADHSSDQDASEPVATLFPHSDHTRYLILGQANIIFQAHGPFHSPYSGPNSLLGRGEYKTSMVGTLFLGFQLNTRPKYATDIIYDEESAGGRGISEALGLAGFTNLDVVRNPNLGSTPYLARVELHQVVGLSSKLTDTPRTPFSLATQLPERRLEFHVGKMGMPDFFDQNSIGTDSHLQFMNWTVDNNGAWDYAADTRGYTYGFVTEYYSPTFNARYGLALMPTVANGIDLEWNLRRARAQNFEFELHRGLLGSLLKPERKGVVRVLGFVNDANMGVYRDANKAFLAGLTKTPEVTDHAFRTTQKYGVGLNVEQEITPYLRAFGRFGWNEGQHESYAYTEVDDTYEMGADYSGRAFNRPLDKIGLTFVTNAIKKDHQTYLALGGKGFILGDGKLNYAREDTLEGYYNLHAWRGVFYALDLQYINHPGYNQDRGPVLVESVRMHVDF, translated from the coding sequence ATGACCTTCTCCCCTACGACCAGCCTGCTGGCCGCCCTGCTGCTCGCCGCTCCCTGCTCCTATGCCCAGCAGCAGCCAATGCCCGATGCTCCCCAGCCCGTCAGCCAGAGTGCTGACCATAGCAGCGATCAGGACGCCTCCGAGCCGGTCGCCACGCTCTTTCCGCACTCGGACCACACGCGCTACCTCATCCTGGGACAAGCCAATATCATCTTTCAGGCCCACGGGCCGTTCCACTCGCCCTACTCCGGCCCCAACAGCCTGCTCGGCCGCGGCGAGTATAAAACGTCGATGGTCGGCACACTCTTTTTGGGCTTCCAGCTCAACACGCGGCCGAAGTACGCCACCGACATCATCTACGACGAAGAATCTGCCGGAGGACGCGGTATCTCCGAGGCGCTCGGCCTCGCCGGGTTCACCAACCTCGACGTCGTCCGCAATCCCAATCTCGGCTCTACGCCGTACCTGGCCCGCGTGGAGCTGCACCAGGTCGTTGGACTCTCCAGCAAGCTCACCGATACCCCTCGAACGCCGTTCTCGCTGGCCACACAACTGCCCGAGAGACGGCTTGAGTTCCATGTCGGCAAGATGGGGATGCCCGACTTCTTCGACCAGAACTCCATCGGCACAGACTCGCACCTCCAGTTTATGAACTGGACCGTCGACAACAACGGCGCGTGGGACTACGCCGCCGACACTCGCGGCTACACCTACGGCTTCGTCACCGAGTACTACTCGCCCACCTTCAATGCGCGCTACGGACTGGCCCTGATGCCCACGGTCGCCAACGGCATTGACCTGGAGTGGAACCTGCGCCGCGCCCGCGCTCAGAACTTCGAGTTCGAGCTGCACCGCGGCCTGCTGGGATCGCTGCTCAAGCCTGAGCGCAAGGGCGTGGTGCGGGTGCTCGGCTTCGTCAACGACGCCAACATGGGCGTCTACCGCGACGCCAACAAGGCCTTTCTCGCCGGGCTTACAAAGACGCCGGAGGTTACGGACCACGCCTTCCGCACCACGCAGAAGTACGGAGTCGGCCTCAACGTCGAGCAGGAGATTACGCCCTATCTGCGAGCCTTTGGCCGCTTCGGCTGGAACGAGGGCCAGCACGAGTCGTACGCCTACACCGAGGTGGACGACACCTACGAGATGGGCGCCGACTACTCGGGCCGCGCCTTCAACCGGCCTCTGGACAAGATTGGCCTGACCTTCGTCACCAACGCCATCAAGAAGGATCACCAGACGTATCTGGCGCTCGGCGGCAAGGGCTTCATCCTGGGAGACGGCAAGCTGAACTACGCTCGCGAAGACACGCTGGAGGGGTACTACAACCTGCACGCGTGGCGCGGCGTCTTCTACGCGCTGGATCTTCAGTACATCAACCACCCCGGATATAACCAGGACCGAGGCCCGGTGCTGGTCGAATCCGTCCGAATGCACGTCGACTTCTAG
- a CDS encoding thiazole synthase, with product MDPLVIAGRHFESRLIVGTGKYKDGPETRDAILASGTEMVTVAVRRVNLDRNSESLLDYIDPKKYFLLPNTAGCYTAEEAIRAARLAREVGLSDWVKIEVIGDLPTLYPDVAATVEATRVLVKEGFTVLPYTSDDIVFAKRLIDVGAAAVMPLGAPIGTGVGIANRHTLTMLRELITEVPLICDAGLGTASDAALAMELGYDGVLLNTAIAGAKDPVLMASAMGKAVAAGREAFLAGRMPRKLYASASSPMEGISK from the coding sequence ATGGACCCTTTGGTAATTGCAGGTAGGCACTTCGAGTCGCGGCTGATCGTGGGGACGGGGAAGTATAAGGACGGGCCGGAGACCAGGGACGCGATCCTGGCGTCGGGTACGGAGATGGTGACGGTGGCGGTCAGGAGGGTGAACCTGGACCGCAACTCGGAGTCGCTGCTGGACTATATCGACCCGAAGAAGTACTTTCTGCTGCCGAATACGGCTGGTTGCTACACGGCTGAGGAGGCGATCCGGGCGGCTCGGCTGGCGCGTGAGGTGGGGCTGTCGGACTGGGTGAAGATCGAGGTGATCGGCGATCTGCCGACGCTCTACCCAGACGTGGCGGCGACCGTGGAGGCTACGCGGGTGCTGGTGAAGGAAGGCTTCACTGTTCTGCCCTATACCTCTGATGACATTGTTTTTGCGAAACGCCTGATCGACGTAGGCGCGGCGGCGGTGATGCCGCTGGGAGCGCCGATCGGCACGGGCGTGGGAATTGCGAACCGGCACACCCTGACGATGCTGCGCGAGCTGATTACCGAGGTTCCGCTGATCTGCGACGCCGGGCTTGGCACTGCCTCCGACGCGGCGCTGGCGATGGAGTTGGGCTACGACGGTGTACTGCTGAACACCGCCATCGCGGGGGCGAAAGACCCGGTGCTGATGGCCTCGGCGATGGGCAAGGCGGTGGCGGCTGGTCGCGAGGCCTTCCTGGCGGGCAGGATGCCGAGGAAGCTGTACGCGTCGGCCAGCTCGCCGATGGAAGGTATCTCTAAGTAG